Proteins found in one Acidobacteriota bacterium genomic segment:
- a CDS encoding folylpolyglutamate synthase/dihydrofolate synthase family protein, which produces MNHAESLAYLERLTWFGIKAGLDHTRTLCRRLGHPERAFPSVLVAGTNGKGSTAAFLEAILRASGRRTGLYTSPHLVDVRERIRVDGAAISPDGFARVLSEVREAAENALKDREVETDPTYFEALTLTAFLHFRGQGVDAAVLEVGLGGRLDCTNVAPAILCAVTNVGMDHEEHLGPGLLSIAREKAGIFRPGVPALTGARGTWALRILRQEARRRGTRLGLPDWSVEKHGDGWHMAAGTRHLDLPYPALPGEHQLGNAALAVRCAWELDECGFAIPDQAIRRGILEARWPGRLELVGREPDVYLDGAHNLDGCEVLARFVAELPHPRKALVFAVMRDKPVADMASRLFPLFGKVWATSVPMGRCLDPAGVRAAWPGELEEMPDPAAALKAAAEWSGREGVVVAAGSLYLVGYLLGLSRPEGSLNSWGSGL; this is translated from the coding sequence ATGAACCACGCCGAAAGCCTCGCCTACCTCGAACGGCTGACGTGGTTCGGGATCAAGGCGGGATTGGACCATACAAGAACCCTCTGCCGCCGCCTCGGTCACCCCGAACGGGCCTTCCCCAGCGTGCTCGTGGCGGGAACCAACGGGAAGGGTTCCACGGCGGCCTTCCTGGAAGCCATCCTCCGGGCCTCCGGGCGGCGGACCGGCCTCTACACATCGCCCCACCTCGTGGACGTCCGGGAGAGGATCCGGGTGGACGGGGCCGCGATCTCCCCGGACGGATTCGCACGGGTCCTGTCGGAGGTCCGGGAAGCGGCCGAGAATGCCCTGAAGGACCGCGAAGTGGAAACGGATCCCACGTACTTCGAGGCCCTGACCCTCACCGCGTTCCTTCATTTTCGAGGCCAGGGGGTGGATGCCGCGGTGCTGGAGGTGGGGCTTGGAGGGCGCCTGGACTGCACGAACGTGGCGCCCGCGATCCTTTGCGCTGTAACGAACGTGGGCATGGACCACGAGGAGCACCTGGGGCCGGGACTCCTGAGCATCGCGCGGGAAAAGGCGGGGATCTTCCGGCCGGGCGTGCCGGCCCTCACCGGGGCAAGGGGCACGTGGGCCCTGAGGATCCTGCGTCAGGAAGCGCGGCGGCGGGGGACCCGGCTCGGCCTCCCGGACTGGAGCGTGGAAAAGCACGGGGACGGGTGGCACATGGCTGCCGGGACCCGGCACCTGGACCTGCCCTATCCGGCTCTGCCGGGGGAGCACCAGTTGGGGAACGCGGCCCTGGCCGTCCGGTGCGCGTGGGAACTGGACGAGTGCGGATTCGCCATCCCGGACCAGGCCATCCGCCGGGGGATTCTGGAGGCAAGGTGGCCCGGGCGCCTGGAACTCGTGGGGCGGGAGCCGGACGTGTACCTGGACGGGGCCCACAACCTCGACGGATGCGAGGTGTTGGCGCGGTTCGTGGCCGAACTCCCCCATCCGAGAAAGGCCCTCGTCTTCGCCGTCATGCGCGACAAGCCCGTGGCCGACATGGCGAGCCGGCTCTTCCCCCTTTTCGGAAAGGTGTGGGCCACGTCGGTTCCCATGGGTCGGTGCCTGGACCCGGCCGGCGTGCGGGCCGCCTGGCCGGGGGAACTGGAGGAGATGCCCGACCCCGCGGCGGCCTTGAAGGCCGCCGCGGAATGGTCGGGGCGGGAGGGCGTTGTCGTGGCGGCGGGGAGCCTCTACCTCGTCGGCTACCTCCTGGGCCTTTCCAGGCCCGAGGGATCCCTGAACTCCTGGGGAAGCGGCCTCTGA
- a CDS encoding sigma-70 family RNA polymerase sigma factor, with translation MVSRTYFEQTALVHLDFLYNLALKITRNEDDAQDLVQETFLRAYRFFDKYEPGTNCKAWLYRILKNTFINHYRKVHRRPNEVDFDAIEEIHERELEPQGMKIPDPEETLLNSVLRDDVRQAFLSLPKGYREALALSLIGDLSYKEIAEMMGCPIGTIMSRIHRARKLMQKQLAVHAADHSWAAPSVSERMAQAGA, from the coding sequence ATGGTTTCTCGCACCTATTTTGAGCAGACCGCCCTCGTTCACCTGGATTTCCTCTACAACCTGGCTCTGAAGATCACGAGGAACGAGGACGACGCCCAGGACCTCGTCCAGGAAACCTTCCTCCGGGCGTACCGCTTCTTCGACAAGTACGAGCCGGGAACCAACTGCAAGGCGTGGCTCTACCGCATCCTGAAGAACACCTTCATCAACCACTACCGGAAAGTCCATCGCCGTCCCAACGAGGTGGACTTTGACGCCATCGAGGAGATCCACGAGCGGGAGCTGGAGCCCCAGGGGATGAAGATTCCGGACCCCGAGGAAACGCTCCTCAACTCCGTCTTGCGGGACGACGTGCGGCAGGCCTTCCTGAGTCTGCCCAAGGGATACCGGGAAGCGTTGGCCCTCTCGCTCATCGGGGATTTGTCCTACAAGGAGATCGCCGAGATGATGGGCTGCCCCATCGGCACCATCATGTCCAGGATCCACCGGGCCCGGAAGCTCATGCAGAAACAGCTCGCGGTCCACGCCGCGGACCACAGTTGGGCCGCGCCCTCCGTCTCCGAGCGAATGGCTCAGGCGGGAGCCTGA
- a CDS encoding sigma-70 family RNA polymerase sigma factor: MSERRMAEDREPWLESLKNGDEGAFRELVKGFAGPLKRYLSGLLRDPAEAEDLTQETFLRFAQSLSDFRGDCSVRSYLYRIAHNLALNHLASASARREEVGDPPDGASPSLSPQAQALQKQRAESLRRALLSLPPQQRAVVILKTWEDLTFREIAGVLSVAEGTAKAHYFFALRNLRGRLEASHEP; this comes from the coding sequence ATGTCGGAGCGACGGATGGCGGAGGACCGCGAGCCATGGCTGGAATCTCTCAAGAACGGCGACGAAGGGGCCTTTCGGGAACTCGTGAAGGGCTTCGCCGGGCCGCTAAAGCGGTACCTATCGGGACTTCTGAGGGATCCGGCGGAAGCGGAGGACCTCACCCAAGAGACGTTTCTCCGATTTGCCCAGAGCCTTTCCGACTTCCGGGGGGACTGCTCCGTCCGGAGCTATCTGTACCGGATCGCCCACAATTTGGCCCTCAACCATCTTGCCTCCGCCTCCGCCCGACGGGAGGAGGTGGGGGATCCGCCGGACGGGGCTTCGCCCTCCTTGTCGCCCCAGGCCCAAGCCCTTCAAAAACAACGGGCCGAATCCCTCCGGCGCGCCCTGCTTTCCCTCCCTCCCCAGCAGAGGGCCGTCGTGATCCTGAAGACCTGGGAGGACCTCACCTTTCGGGAAATCGCGGGGGTTCTTTCCGTGGCCGAGGGAACGGCCAAGGCCCACTATTTCTTCGCCCTGAGGAACCTGCGAGGGCGCTTGGAGGCCTCCCATGAGCCATGA
- the lpxC gene encoding UDP-3-O-acyl-N-acetylglucosamine deacetylase, which translates to MYYQRTLKQALGCSGIGLHSGKKVTLRLLPAPEDTGIVFRRVDQDGFEIPAHISYLQKVDFATTLGAGGVQIKTVEHLLGAFYGMGIDNALVEINASEIPIMDGSAAPFIYLIREAGAVNQARARRYYKVSRPMEVQEADRWIRIVPSEDLRVSYTIDFRHPLIHQQTLTLPIHPSTFEDQIAPARTFGFMKDVEALRVKGLALGGSVDNAVVLGESRALNPDLRFLNEFVRHKVLDVLGDLSLCGFHVKGHVMVHKGGHRLHAEMAKLLHISRGMHAIESGPEDAAVLGLSPPLA; encoded by the coding sequence GTGTACTACCAGCGGACGCTGAAACAGGCGCTCGGATGCAGCGGAATCGGCCTGCATTCCGGCAAGAAGGTCACCCTGCGCCTGCTACCGGCTCCCGAAGATACGGGAATCGTGTTCCGCCGCGTGGATCAGGACGGATTCGAAATTCCCGCGCACATCTCGTACCTGCAGAAAGTGGACTTCGCCACCACCCTGGGCGCCGGCGGCGTCCAGATCAAGACCGTGGAGCACCTTCTCGGGGCCTTTTACGGAATGGGAATCGACAACGCCCTGGTGGAGATCAACGCCTCGGAGATCCCCATCATGGACGGGTCGGCGGCCCCCTTCATCTATCTGATCCGCGAAGCGGGAGCCGTCAACCAGGCGCGGGCGCGGCGGTACTACAAGGTGTCCCGCCCCATGGAGGTGCAGGAGGCGGACCGCTGGATCCGGATCGTACCGTCCGAAGATCTAAGGGTCTCGTACACCATCGATTTCCGACACCCGCTGATTCACCAGCAGACCCTTACCCTTCCCATCCACCCGTCCACCTTCGAAGACCAGATCGCCCCGGCCCGCACCTTCGGCTTCATGAAAGACGTGGAGGCCCTTCGGGTCAAGGGATTGGCTCTTGGGGGGTCGGTGGACAACGCGGTCGTCTTGGGAGAGAGCCGGGCGCTCAACCCCGACCTCCGCTTCCTCAACGAATTCGTCCGGCACAAGGTCCTCGACGTCCTGGGGGACCTCTCCCTCTGCGGATTCCACGTCAAGGGCCACGTCATGGTTCACAAGGGCGGACACCGGTTGCACGCGGAAATGGCCAAACTGCTCCACATCTCTCGGGGCATGCACGCCATCGAGTCCGGACCGGAGGACGCCGCCGTCCTGGGGCTCTCGCCCCCACTCGCCTAG
- a CDS encoding TlpA disulfide reductase family protein: protein MAHPSRILGRWLLAAALGLVLASPAGAGTQVGQPAEGFTLTSVEGGQSVRLADLKGKPTLVVFWATWCPPCRKEIPDLKALHREFGPKGLNLLAVAVAFRESKEDVVRFKKDYELPYPVLWDEENRVSEVYGVAGIPTVILVDPEGVIRYRQHYLDESLRTLLQTYLPKG from the coding sequence ATGGCGCATCCTTCCCGAATTCTGGGGCGATGGTTGCTCGCGGCGGCCCTCGGCCTCGTCCTGGCCTCGCCGGCTGGGGCCGGCACCCAGGTGGGCCAGCCCGCCGAGGGGTTCACGCTCACCTCCGTCGAGGGAGGCCAATCCGTGCGTCTGGCCGACCTCAAGGGGAAGCCCACCCTCGTAGTCTTCTGGGCCACGTGGTGTCCCCCGTGCCGAAAGGAAATCCCCGACCTCAAGGCCCTCCACCGGGAATTCGGACCCAAGGGTCTGAACCTCCTCGCCGTGGCCGTCGCCTTCCGGGAGAGCAAGGAGGACGTGGTCCGCTTCAAGAAGGACTATGAGCTTCCGTATCCGGTTCTCTGGGACGAGGAGAACCGGGTATCCGAGGTGTACGGCGTGGCGGGAATTCCCACCGTGATTCTCGTGGACCCCGAAGGGGTGATCCGCTATCGTCAGCATTACCTGGACGAATCCCTCCGGACCCTGCTCCAGACCTACCTGCCGAAGGGGTAG
- a CDS encoding YraN family protein: protein MWSWLLRVLGLPWARSRDRTAREGERLAGRYLESHGYRILARNFRIRGGEADLLVEKEGWLVVVEVKTRRSSRFGSALEAVTSEKARRVLRAGRAFARRKGFSLARLRADVVALDYPEGGGAPRLTHIQDALPFDRGR from the coding sequence GTGTGGTCCTGGCTGCTTCGGGTCCTGGGGCTCCCGTGGGCCCGGTCTCGCGACCGCACGGCCCGGGAGGGAGAGCGTCTGGCCGGCCGCTACCTCGAATCCCACGGGTACCGGATCTTGGCGAGGAACTTCCGGATCCGGGGCGGAGAGGCCGATCTCCTCGTGGAGAAGGAGGGCTGGCTGGTCGTCGTGGAGGTCAAGACGCGGCGCTCGAGCCGTTTCGGTTCCGCCCTCGAGGCCGTCACCTCCGAAAAGGCCCGTCGAGTCCTGCGCGCCGGACGCGCCTTCGCCCGACGCAAGGGGTTCTCTCTGGCCCGGCTGCGTGCCGATGTGGTGGCGCTGGACTACCCCGAAGGCGGAGGAGCGCCCCGCCTGACCCACATCCAGGACGCCCTCCCCTTCGACCGGGGGAGATGA
- the topA gene encoding type I DNA topoisomerase — MPETLLIVESPAKARAIQKYLGRGFTVKASMGHVRDLPSNKISVDVEKDFRPTFVVLPKKKAVVKEIRDAARKVKEILLAADPDREGEAICYHLAEILKEDGKPIRRVLFHEITRDAVQQAVGAPTEVDPRKVNAQIARRVLDRLVGYRISPLLWDKVKKGLSAGRVQTVALRMVCEREEAIEAFRPEEYWTLTARLEGTARKPFEARLTQWKGRKADIRNAEQSEEVLRSLEGRPWSVAQVEKKVQKRSPPPPFITSKLQQEAARLLKFTVKKTMSVAQRLYEGVDLQGGETVGLITYMRTDSTRVAPAAVEAARQHVLEVYGAEYLPPKPRFYSPAKAAQDAHEAIRPTDPARTPESVKASLGKDEYSLYRLIWRRFVASQMAEALFDATKVQVVCGDGTFSASGSVCRFQGFLAAYEVEEDEEKGSLPPLSQGEALTLLGLKPEQKFTEPPARYSEASLVKALEENGIGRPSTYAAIISTIQDREYVQKEKGLLHPTDLGRLVSRILVQHFPALFDVGYTARLEEDLDGVEQGSEDRLTLLSRFWASFHKELAKAEAEMVDLRREGQPTEEVCDKCGKPMVLKMGRFGRFLACTGYPDCKGTRPLPDETPVEVPAEASTCPTCGSPMTVRTGRFGPFLACAEYPKCKTTIKLRRDRSGAVVVAKDELLEEKCPQCASPLVKKQGRYGPFVACSNYPTCKYIQRESSEVPCPKCGKPLAKRFTRGRKAFFGCTGYPECDFVSWDRPLPGPCPACGNPYLVERRKADSSFKACPKKECGWTE, encoded by the coding sequence ATGCCGGAAACCCTGCTCATCGTCGAATCCCCCGCCAAGGCCCGCGCCATCCAGAAGTACCTCGGACGCGGATTCACCGTGAAGGCCTCCATGGGCCATGTTCGGGACCTGCCCTCGAACAAGATCTCCGTGGACGTGGAGAAGGACTTCCGACCGACCTTCGTCGTCCTTCCCAAGAAGAAGGCCGTGGTCAAGGAGATCCGCGACGCCGCCCGGAAGGTCAAGGAGATCCTCCTGGCGGCGGACCCCGACCGGGAAGGGGAGGCCATCTGCTACCACCTCGCCGAGATTCTCAAAGAGGACGGAAAGCCGATCCGACGGGTCCTTTTCCACGAAATCACTCGCGACGCCGTCCAGCAGGCCGTGGGCGCGCCCACCGAGGTGGATCCCCGCAAGGTGAACGCCCAGATCGCCCGCCGGGTCCTCGACCGCCTTGTGGGCTACCGCATTTCTCCCCTTCTCTGGGACAAGGTCAAGAAGGGCCTGTCCGCCGGGCGGGTCCAGACGGTGGCCCTCCGCATGGTCTGCGAGCGCGAGGAGGCCATCGAAGCCTTCCGCCCCGAGGAGTACTGGACCTTGACGGCCCGGCTCGAGGGGACGGCCCGAAAGCCCTTCGAAGCGCGGCTTACCCAGTGGAAGGGCCGAAAGGCCGACATCCGAAACGCCGAGCAGAGTGAGGAGGTGCTGCGGTCCTTAGAGGGAAGGCCCTGGTCCGTCGCGCAGGTGGAGAAGAAGGTCCAGAAGCGCTCGCCGCCGCCTCCGTTCATCACCAGCAAGCTGCAGCAGGAAGCCGCCCGCCTCCTGAAGTTCACCGTGAAGAAAACCATGAGCGTCGCCCAGCGCCTTTACGAAGGCGTGGACCTTCAGGGCGGCGAGACGGTGGGCCTCATCACCTACATGAGGACCGACTCGACGCGCGTCGCCCCGGCGGCCGTGGAGGCGGCCAGGCAGCATGTCCTGGAGGTGTACGGCGCCGAGTACCTTCCGCCCAAGCCCCGCTTCTACTCCCCCGCCAAGGCGGCTCAGGACGCCCACGAGGCCATCCGGCCGACGGACCCGGCCCGCACCCCCGAGTCGGTCAAGGCCTCCCTGGGAAAGGACGAGTACTCCCTCTACCGCCTCATCTGGAGGCGCTTCGTGGCCAGCCAGATGGCCGAAGCCCTCTTCGACGCCACCAAGGTCCAGGTCGTCTGCGGCGACGGGACCTTCTCGGCCTCCGGGTCCGTCTGCCGCTTCCAGGGATTCCTGGCCGCCTACGAGGTGGAGGAGGACGAGGAGAAGGGGAGCCTTCCCCCCTTGAGCCAGGGCGAGGCCCTGACCCTGCTCGGCCTGAAGCCGGAACAGAAATTCACCGAGCCCCCGGCCCGGTATTCCGAGGCCTCCCTGGTGAAGGCCCTGGAGGAGAACGGGATCGGCCGGCCGTCCACCTACGCCGCCATCATCTCCACGATCCAGGACCGGGAGTACGTCCAGAAGGAGAAGGGGCTCCTTCACCCGACGGACCTGGGACGCCTCGTGAGCCGAATCCTCGTCCAGCACTTCCCCGCTCTTTTCGACGTGGGCTACACCGCCCGTCTCGAGGAGGACCTGGACGGGGTGGAACAGGGTTCCGAGGACCGGCTCACCCTGCTCTCCCGCTTCTGGGCGTCCTTTCACAAGGAGCTCGCGAAGGCCGAAGCGGAAATGGTGGACCTGCGGCGGGAAGGACAGCCCACCGAGGAAGTCTGCGACAAGTGCGGAAAGCCCATGGTCCTGAAAATGGGCCGATTCGGCCGGTTCCTGGCCTGCACCGGGTATCCCGACTGCAAGGGCACCCGGCCCCTTCCCGACGAGACGCCGGTGGAGGTCCCCGCGGAGGCCTCCACCTGCCCTACCTGCGGGAGCCCCATGACCGTCCGCACGGGCCGGTTCGGACCGTTCCTGGCCTGCGCCGAGTACCCCAAGTGCAAGACCACGATCAAACTCCGGCGGGACCGTTCGGGCGCCGTCGTGGTGGCCAAGGACGAGCTCCTCGAGGAAAAGTGCCCCCAATGCGCCTCGCCGCTGGTGAAAAAGCAGGGGCGGTACGGTCCCTTTGTGGCCTGCTCCAACTACCCCACCTGCAAGTACATCCAGCGCGAATCGTCGGAGGTCCCGTGCCCCAAGTGCGGAAAGCCCCTGGCCAAGCGATTCACGAGGGGCCGCAAAGCTTTCTTCGGGTGCACGGGCTACCCGGAGTGCGACTTCGTCTCCTGGGACCGCCCCCTGCCCGGCCCCTGTCCCGCGTGCGGCAACCCGTATCTCGTGGAGCGCCGCAAGGCGGACTCCTCTTTCAAGGCCTGCCCGAAAAAGGAGTGCGGCTGGACCGAGTGA
- a CDS encoding WYL domain-containing protein: MAPERYLATRKRVQAIDGMLRAGGKNTLESMAHRLSVTVRTLCRDLRYMKDDLKLPVAHDRLHGYHYAHPVPLLDLFEEAREPLRMAAGLLPPREGLKQDMEVLHEALYGGKAVTLSLGEEGESFPFHPYFLSRFGGEWVLFGFRPDTDSLANLPLASLAQIRSREETFPPPAPGERLIRQAGGWIRKGQGFRVSLRFSAGKPWARGLLLTEDQEVRESGGETRIRFTTDSMEDVRRFLHLAGDGVSAEEPSLLRSLLRDHLLHRVWGQRPLPQEFRDPSGLERPRR, translated from the coding sequence GTGGCGCCCGAGAGATATCTGGCCACCCGGAAGCGCGTGCAGGCCATAGACGGAATGCTCCGGGCCGGCGGAAAGAACACCCTCGAGTCCATGGCCCATCGACTTTCGGTCACCGTTCGAACCCTCTGCCGCGACCTCCGGTACATGAAGGATGACCTCAAACTCCCCGTCGCGCACGACCGGCTCCACGGATACCACTACGCCCACCCCGTGCCGCTCCTGGACCTCTTCGAAGAGGCCCGAGAACCCCTCCGCATGGCCGCAGGCCTCCTGCCTCCGCGGGAGGGTTTGAAGCAGGACATGGAGGTGCTCCATGAGGCGCTCTATGGCGGGAAGGCGGTGACCCTCAGCCTTGGCGAAGAAGGCGAGTCCTTTCCGTTTCACCCCTACTTTCTCTCCCGGTTTGGGGGCGAATGGGTCCTGTTCGGGTTCCGACCCGATACCGACAGCCTCGCGAACTTGCCCCTGGCGTCCCTCGCCCAGATCCGCTCCAGGGAGGAGACCTTTCCTCCCCCCGCCCCGGGCGAGCGTCTTATCCGTCAGGCTGGAGGCTGGATCCGAAAGGGGCAGGGCTTTCGCGTAAGTCTGCGGTTCAGCGCCGGAAAGCCCTGGGCCAGGGGGTTGTTGCTCACCGAAGACCAGGAGGTTCGAGAATCCGGCGGGGAAACCCGCATCCGCTTCACCACGGACAGCATGGAAGACGTCCGCCGCTTCCTCCACCTGGCGGGTGACGGGGTTTCCGCGGAGGAGCCCTCCCTCCTGCGCTCCCTCCTGAGGGACCATCTCCTGCACCGGGTCTGGGGTCAGAGGCCGCTTCCCCAGGAGTTCAGGGATCCCTCGGGCCTGGAAAGGCCCAGGAGGTAG
- a CDS encoding PASTA domain-containing protein, whose product MKFFVYAGLFGLGVLAGVALLIRVSLFGSGTSVPHVSGLTREQAEWETQRAKLAFRVQEERYDLRMEKGRVISQSPAPGMSVRKGMTLSVVVSRGIDRLEVPDLRGLRLEAAQIQAQQTGLTPASASYVHSAAPASTVVAQTLAPGAAVPRDQEIGLLVSLGPSSPTFVMPDLRGMDLDQATAGLQEYGILVASARTVALPGVGRNTIVDQEPRPGFPLDRRNVVHLSVSRP is encoded by the coding sequence GTGAAGTTCTTCGTTTACGCCGGCCTGTTCGGACTGGGCGTCCTGGCGGGGGTGGCTCTGCTGATCCGCGTGTCCCTTTTCGGGAGCGGAACCAGCGTCCCGCACGTCTCGGGCCTGACACGCGAGCAGGCGGAGTGGGAGACCCAGCGGGCCAAACTCGCCTTCCGGGTTCAGGAGGAGCGGTACGACCTCCGGATGGAGAAGGGCCGCGTCATCTCTCAGTCCCCCGCCCCGGGCATGTCCGTGCGGAAGGGGATGACACTTTCGGTGGTCGTAAGCCGGGGCATCGACCGCCTGGAGGTCCCGGACCTGAGAGGCCTTCGGCTGGAAGCCGCCCAGATTCAGGCCCAGCAGACGGGATTGACTCCCGCCTCCGCCAGCTACGTCCACTCCGCCGCGCCCGCTTCGACCGTCGTGGCCCAGACCCTTGCGCCGGGCGCGGCCGTTCCGCGTGACCAGGAAATCGGACTGCTCGTGAGCCTCGGCCCGTCGTCCCCCACCTTCGTCATGCCCGACTTGCGGGGCATGGACCTGGACCAGGCAACCGCCGGGCTCCAGGAGTACGGGATCCTGGTGGCCAGCGCCCGCACGGTGGCCCTTCCGGGAGTGGGAAGGAACACCATCGTGGACCAGGAGCCCCGCCCGGGGTTCCCGCTGGACCGCCGCAACGTCGTCCACCTCTCGGTGAGCCGGCCATGA
- the dprA gene encoding DNA-processing protein DprA produces the protein MDIRYLYSALNRVHSVSTSSKASLLDHPDLLLRMRSGGSVPEVHPSLSKAVANLNWEAALEEDKDLESKGIRILSWADEEYPERLRSLPDPPPALYVRGRLETLKPPAIAVVGSRLSTVYGLGVARSLAGDLVRAGLCVVSGLARGIDTAAHEGSLSVPGRALAVLGTGPDRVYPRENEGLHRRILESGGAVLTEFPPGTPPHPRNFPQRNRVIAGLAWGVLVVEATERSGSLITARFAAETGREVFAIPHNLTSRTGIGPNSLIQRGAKLVLQVSDVVEELPEGIRAALKPETSESDRASTPADLSEEGRKVLAHLSPDSARSVDTLCAATGLPAAEVLARLFELQMGGYCVELPGMRYALKRALREPT, from the coding sequence ATGGACATTCGGTATCTCTACAGCGCGCTCAACCGCGTCCACTCGGTATCCACATCGTCCAAGGCCAGTCTTCTCGACCATCCCGATCTCCTCCTCCGGATGCGGTCCGGCGGTTCCGTTCCGGAGGTCCACCCAAGTCTTAGCAAAGCAGTTGCCAATCTAAATTGGGAGGCCGCCCTTGAGGAGGATAAAGACCTCGAATCAAAGGGGATTCGCATCTTGTCCTGGGCCGATGAAGAGTACCCGGAGCGCCTTCGGAGCCTCCCCGATCCACCACCGGCCCTGTACGTGAGGGGGCGTCTTGAAACCCTGAAACCTCCGGCCATCGCCGTGGTGGGTTCGCGGCTCTCGACGGTGTACGGTCTCGGGGTGGCCCGCTCGCTGGCGGGAGACCTGGTCCGCGCCGGCCTCTGCGTGGTGAGCGGCCTGGCCCGTGGCATCGACACGGCCGCCCACGAGGGGTCCCTCTCCGTCCCAGGACGGGCCCTGGCCGTCCTGGGAACGGGACCCGACAGGGTCTATCCACGGGAGAACGAGGGGCTTCACCGGCGGATTCTGGAATCGGGTGGCGCGGTGCTGACGGAATTCCCTCCCGGCACACCTCCCCACCCCCGGAATTTCCCCCAGCGCAACCGGGTTATTGCGGGCCTGGCCTGGGGTGTCTTGGTGGTGGAAGCCACCGAGCGTTCGGGATCTCTCATCACGGCACGTTTCGCGGCTGAAACGGGTCGAGAAGTGTTCGCGATCCCCCACAACCTGACCTCGCGAACCGGAATCGGACCCAACTCGCTCATCCAACGGGGCGCCAAACTCGTGCTCCAGGTCTCGGATGTCGTGGAGGAGTTGCCCGAAGGGATCCGGGCGGCCCTGAAACCTGAAACATCGGAGTCGGATCGCGCCTCCACGCCTGCGGACCTCTCCGAGGAGGGCCGCAAGGTCCTGGCCCACCTGTCCCCGGACTCCGCCCGCTCGGTGGACACCCTTTGCGCCGCCACCGGCCTGCCGGCCGCCGAGGTCCTGGCGCGGCTCTTCGAGTTGCAAATGGGGGGGTACTGTGTAGAATTGCCGGGAATGCGCTACGCCCTCAAGCGCGCGCTCCGGGAGCCCACCTGA
- a CDS encoding zf-HC2 domain-containing protein: MDCRTFRSLIPRYLAGHLDEGPRQEFQSHEASCLLCHNTLKGRRSLRESVSTGVLENRSAPEELRGSIRVCMECMDHPGRLVCPRLRFKLRLVKPDAVQ; this comes from the coding sequence TTGGACTGCCGAACTTTCCGATCGCTGATTCCCCGGTACCTGGCCGGGCACTTGGACGAGGGTCCGAGGCAGGAGTTCCAGTCCCACGAGGCTTCCTGTCTCCTTTGCCACAATACCCTCAAGGGTCGGCGTTCCCTCCGGGAGTCGGTTTCCACCGGGGTCCTCGAAAACCGGTCCGCCCCGGAAGAACTCCGAGGCAGCATCCGGGTGTGCATGGAGTGCATGGACCACCCGGGCCGTCTGGTCTGCCCTCGCCTGCGCTTCAAGCTGAGGCTTGTGAAGCCGGACGCGGTCCAGTAA
- the accD gene encoding acetyl-CoA carboxylase, carboxyltransferase subunit beta, translating into MWFRQKKKPEVQDGEERSVKVPAGLWSKCENCGQVLFSQTVEENNNVCPKCDYHFRISARQRLQMLCDGGEFEELDSEVGPKDVLGFKDLKKYSDRLAQYQKSVGMKDAVLNARGKMGGLPVIFSCMEYAFMGGSMGSVVGEKITRAAERAAAERAALVVVSCSGGARMQESVLSLMQMAKVSAALARLHEEGLPYLSVMTDPTTGGVTASFAMLGDVNVAEPKALIGFAGPRVIEQTIRQKLPEGFQRSEFLLEKGFLDLVIHRNQLRETLVRLIALLTGTSPAP; encoded by the coding sequence ATGTGGTTTCGGCAGAAGAAAAAGCCGGAAGTGCAGGATGGGGAGGAGCGCTCCGTCAAGGTACCGGCCGGTCTGTGGAGCAAGTGTGAGAACTGCGGGCAGGTCCTCTTCTCCCAGACCGTCGAGGAAAACAACAACGTCTGCCCGAAGTGCGACTACCACTTCCGCATCTCCGCCCGGCAGCGCCTCCAGATGCTCTGCGACGGGGGCGAATTCGAGGAGCTGGATTCGGAGGTCGGCCCCAAGGACGTCCTCGGATTCAAGGACCTGAAGAAGTACTCGGACCGCCTCGCCCAGTACCAGAAGTCCGTGGGCATGAAGGACGCCGTCCTCAACGCCCGGGGAAAGATGGGTGGGCTCCCCGTCATCTTCTCCTGCATGGAGTACGCCTTCATGGGCGGATCCATGGGCAGCGTCGTGGGCGAGAAGATCACGCGCGCCGCCGAGCGGGCCGCCGCCGAGCGGGCCGCCCTCGTGGTCGTCTCCTGCTCGGGCGGGGCCCGGATGCAGGAGTCGGTCCTCTCTCTCATGCAGATGGCCAAGGTGTCGGCGGCCCTCGCCCGCCTTCACGAGGAGGGGCTGCCTTACCTCTCCGTCATGACCGATCCGACGACGGGCGGGGTCACGGCTTCCTTCGCCATGCTTGGAGACGTGAACGTGGCGGAACCCAAGGCCCTCATCGGCTTTGCGGGCCCACGGGTGATCGAGCAGACCATCCGCCAGAAGCTGCCCGAAGGGTTCCAACGCTCCGAATTCCTCCTTGAAAAGGGCTTTCTCGACCTGGTGATCCACCGCAACCAGCTTCGGGAGACCCTCGTTCGTCTCATCGCGCTCCTGACGGGGACCTCACCGGCCCCATGA